The sequence below is a genomic window from Lysobacter stagni.
GAGTAAGAGCCCACGGCGCCGCCCATCACAACCGTGGCGTCCGAACCGATGGCGACCGAAGCATTGGCCTCCGCCTTGGCATTGGCGCCGACCGCGGTCGAACTTTCCGCCGTGGAGCTGCTTGCATGCGCGCCGGGACCGACGGCGACACCCGTGCCGGTGACGACGCCGCCATCCAGACTTCCTGCCGCAGCAACACCGGCGAATCCAACAGCGCTGGTCATCAGCACCGCGGCCAGGACTGTGCGACTCGAAGACGCCTTCTTGCGGCCCTTCGCCATTTCGGACGCAACCACCCAGCGCCCGGTCATGCGGTTGAAGACGATTCGATAGATCTTGTTCACGGAGGTCACCTGAGAGAGGGCGGTCGTGCGCCCGGAATTCGAAGCCGCGAATTCTTCTCAGCCGCTCAGGCGGGACGAATCAGACGAATCCGAACTTTGCTTAGGTGTTTCCCGACCCCCTGCACAGGGCTTCCCGACACGTTCTTCGGAATAGCCCGAGCAAAATATTTGCCTGCTGTTTAGGTTCCAGCCCACCCGCGCGTGGCAACTGCGCCAACCCGCGCCACCCGGAACCGAGCCGGAGAAGTCCGCTGAGCTGCTGCGCGCGCGGGGCCCGGGGCCGGGCAATCCTGGTGAACCGCCCACCACACCGGCCAGCGGTAGGACCCGGCGGGCGCCGGGCGTCGCAGCGCCGCGACCCCACCGGGTATAATTCCCACCGCAAGCAGACGGTGGGAGAAGCGGTCCAGCCTGAACGGCCCGGATCGCTGCCGAAGGCGCAAACGCCCGGAATCGCTCAGGCCCCGATACCGCCGTCGGCTCACACTCTGGAGAGACCGACCGCAGCAACGCGGAACCGGCGCCGAAGGGGCAAGAAGGCAGCGGGGTCATCCTCCCCCGCCCCGCGCTTCCAAACTCTCAGGCAAAAGGACAGAGGGGCACTCCATGTGCGCGATCGCGCACGCCCGGCTATCGAGCCAAATCCGGACGCCCCTGCATGAGCCAGAAGACCACCCTGCGCGACCTTGAGCACCACGACGCCTTCATCGCGCGCCACATCGGACCCAACGACGCCGAGATCGAACAGATGCTGGGCGTGATCGGCCACGCCTCGCTGGACGCGATGACCGACGCCATCGTGCCTTCGTCGATCAAGTCGCCCAATCCGCTGGCGCTGCCGGCGCCGATCACGGAAGTGGAGGCCATCGCCAAGATCCGCGCGATCGCCGACAAGAACCAGGTCTTCCGCAGCTTCATCGGCCAGGGCTACTACGGCACGCATACGCCGAACGTCATCCTGCGCAACATCCTGGAGAACCCGGCGTGGTACACGGCCTACACGCCGTACCAGGCGGAGATCTCGCAGGGCCGCATGGAAGCGTTGATCAACTTCCAGACGATGTGCGCCGAACTCACCGGCATGGAGATCGCCAACGCCTCGCTGCTCGACGAAGGCACGGCGGCCGCCGAGGCGATGACGCTGGCCAAGCGTTCGGCCAAGAGCAAGTCCAACATCTTCTTCGTGTCCAGCGGCGTGCATCCGCAGACGCTGGAAGTGCTGCGCACGCGCGCCGAACCGCTCGAGATCGAGCTGGTCGTCGCCGACGACGCGGAAGCCGCCAGCATCGACAGCTTCGGCGTGCTGCTGCAGTACCCCAACACCTTTGGCCAGATCCACGACTACAGGGCACTGAGCGATGCCGTGCACGCGCGCGGCGGCCTGGTCGCGGTGGCCACCGACCTGCTCGCGCTGACGCTGATCGCCGCGCCCGGCGAATGGGGCGCGGACATCGTGGTCGGCAATACGCAGCGCTTCGGTGTGCCGTTCGGTTTCGGCGGTCCGCACGCCGCGTTCATGGCGTGCCGTGATGCCTACAAGCGTTCGATGCCGGGCCGCCTGATCGGCGTGTCGATCGATGCCGAAGGCAAGGCCGCGTACCGCCTCACGCTGCAGACGCGCGAGCAGCACATCCGTCGCGAGAAGGCGACGTCGAACATCTGCACCGCGCAGGTGCTGCTGGCGGTGATGGCCTCGATGTACGCCGTCTACCACGGCCCGGATGGCCTGCAGCGCATCGCGCGCCGCACGCACCGCCTGGCCGCCATCCTGGCCGCCGCGCTGCGCGACGCCGGCGTCACCGTCGGCCCGGACTTCTTCGACACGCTGCACGTGGTCGATGTCGACGCCGGCGCGATCCACGCCAAGGCAGAAGCCGCGCGCATCAACCTGCGCCGCATCGACGGCCGCAGTGTCGGCATCAGCCTGGACGAGACGACCACGCGCGACGACATCGTCGCGGTCGCCGCGCTGTTCGGCGCGAAGCTCGACGTCGACGCGCTGGATGCGAAGGCCGTCGACGCGCTGCCGTCCGGCCTGCTGCGCGCCAGCGCGTTCCTCACGCACCCGGTGTTCAATACGCACCACAGCGAGCACGAGCTGCTGCGCTACATGCGTTCGCTGGCCGACAAGGACCTGGCGATGGACCGCACGATGATCCCGCTGGGCTCGTGCACCATGAAGCTCAACGCCACTGCCGAGATGATCCCGGTGACGTGGCCGGAGTTCGGCAATCTCCATCCGTTCGCTCCGGCCACGCAGGCCGGCGGCTACAAGCAGCTGATCGACGAACTGGAAGCGATGCTGGTGGAATGCACCGGCTACGACGCCGTCAGCCTGCAGCCCAACTCCGGCGCGCAGGGCGAGTACGCGGGCCTGCTGGCCATCCGCGCCTACCACCGCGCCAACGGCGAAGCGCACCGCGACATCTGCCTGATTCCCGAATCGGCGCACGGCACCAACCCCGCGTCGGCGCAGATGTGCGGCATGCAGGTGGTGGTCACCAAGACCGACGCCAACGGCAACGTCGACATCGAGGACATCCGCCGCGCGGCGGAGAAGTACAGCTCGCGCCTGGCCGCGATCATGATGACCTACCCGTCCACCCACGGCGTGTTCGAGGAAGACGTCGTCGAGATCTGCGAGATCGTGCACAAGCACGGTGGCCAGGTGTACACCGACGGCGCCAACATGAACGCCCTCGTCGGCGTGGCGAAACCGGGCAAGTGGGGTTCGGACGTTTCGCACCTCAACCTGCACAAGACCTTCTGCATTCCGCACGGCGGCGGCGGCCCGGGCGTTGGCCCGTGCGCGGTGAAGTCGCACCTTGCGCCGTTCCTGCCGCGTGCATTGGGCAGCGAGGGCGTGAAGACGCAGGGCGTGGGCGCAGGCGACGTCGGCATGGTGAGCGCGGCGAGCTTCGGTTCGGCCTCGATCCTGCCGATCAGCTGGATGTACGTGACGATGATGGGCGCCGCCGGCCTGCGCCGCGCGACGCAGGTCGCGCTGCTCAACGCCAACTACATCGCCAAGCGCCTGGCGCCGCACTACGAGACGCTCTACACCGGTCGTAACGATCTGGTCGCGCACGAGTGCATCCTCGACCTGCGTCCGCTCAAGGATTCGACCGGCGTGTCGGCCGAGGACGTCGCCAAGCGCCTGATCGACTTCGGCTTCCACGCGCCGACGCTGAGCTTCCCGGTCGCCGGCACGCTGATGGTGGAGCCGACCGAGTCCGAGTCGATGCACGAACTCGACCGTTTCATCGACGCGATGATCCAGATCCGCGACGAGATCCGCGCCATCGAGGACGGCAAGCTGGACCGCGAGGACAACCCGCTCAAGCACGCACCGCACACCGCCACCGCCGTGTCGGCCAGCGAGTGGACCCACGCCTACCCGCGCGAGCTGGCCGCGTTCCCGCTGCCGTCGCTGAAGCTGCAGAAGTACTGGCCGCCCGTCGCGCGCGTGGACAACGTCTACGGCGACAAGAACGTCATGTGCGCCTGCATCCCGGTGGATGCGTACAAGGACGACGAAGCGGTCGAGGCGTAAGGGAGCACATCGCCTTCCCCTGCTTGCGGGGGGATGGAAGAAGACAAAGGCCCCGCATCGCGGGGCCTTTTCGTTCCTGCATCCATGCCCGCCAAGGCGAGCGCATCATCTTCGTCGTCCGAGCGAGGCTGCGGTCATGCCCGCATTCGCGCGCGGCAGGCGGTGGCCATCCATCGCGGCATTAGCGTTGCAACCCTGCGTTGGCCACACCCGCGACAGGCGCAGGCGGATCATGCAGCCCAACGCGACCCAGCTTTCGCCGCGCTCTTCGACACTCGCGCCCGGGATACGCTCCGGCGTTATGCCGCGGCGTTGTCCGCCGCGCGGGATTCCAAGCGCCTGACGACGCGAGGCGCTGCGTGTCGCACTGACCTGGCGCCGATCGATACTCGCTTCGCGCGGCGCATGCACGCGCACCGCAGGAAGATCGTGCACGCGAAGCTCCGCTTGCGCGCGCGCCATCGCCGGCGCGCGCTCGCGCTCGACCGTGGCATACACGCGCACGGTCGGCAGATCGAAGATGCGTTCCGCCTGCGGTTGCTGCTGCGCGACGGTCTCGCGCGCGGAGGCGGTACGGGTGGAGATGGAATGCGCCGCGGCGACCAGCGCCAGTGCGGCCATCAGGTTCATGGTTTTCATGTGCGTACTCCGGGGGAGCGGTGGCCGGATGGGCCGGCCACCGTGTCGTTCGATGGGGCATGCGAAGGAAGTTCAGATGGACTGGACGATCGGCTCCAGCGCACCGGCGACACGGCGCTGCTGTGCTGGCGTGGTCATCTCCGTGAACAATCGTTCGAAGCGCGGGTGCTGTACGCCCGAGGCGATGTACTGCCAGCGGTACGCGCCGCGCAGCACGCTGGCCACGCGATCTCGCTGGCGCTGTCCGAACGGCCGGTCGCAACCGGACAGGAAGTACGCGGCGTCCGCGTCGGCCTGCGCACGGAGGATGTCGTCCACCGCGCCGACCAGGGAGATCAGGTCGTCCACCGCCGCGTCATGTTCGTCCTCGCCGATGCGCTCGTACTCGGCCTGCCATTCCAGCTCGTCGACGATCGAGTGCTGGCTTTCCTCACGCCAATGGAACAGGAACACGTCCTTCCACAGCGGGCACAGGTCCATCTGCGGCGCGATGCTTTCCTCGTAATGCCGCTGCGACATCAACTCGATCGACAGGATCAGCGCCAGCACCGCCCAGCTGCGACGACCCAGCACCGCCTGCGCGACGGCATTGGGTTCGGCGACCTTGGTATGCCCGACGGGCATGCGCGCGTCCATCAGCGCTTCCAGGCGCCGGAACAATTCCTGGTGCTTGATCTCCTCGTCGGAGAAGCGCACCAGTGCTTCCAGCGCACGCTGGTCGCCCAGCCAGTGCTGGCCGGAGGTCTGCAGCATCTTCGCGCCGATGAAGCGTTCGACCAGGCCGAACATCCACGCGTAGGTGCGTCCCTGCACCTGGCTGAAGAAACGGCGCTCTCCCTCGTCGAGGAAATCCAGCGCATCGACGAGGGAGAGGCCGGGGGGAAGGAAGGTGCGGTCGTGATCGAAATCGCGTCCGCGGATGACATCGGCATCGATGTCCCAGCGCACGCGCTTGGACACCTGGACGCAGCGCGCATAGCGCGCGCTGTCGTCCGCCGCCACGTTGGCGTTCCATCGCAGGGCGGCTTGTCGGGCAGTTGCAACGTTCATTCTTGACTCCGGTGATGCGGTCATGCGCGCCGGTTCAGGCCGGCGCCATGGTGGGTTCCATTACGGACTTCACCTCCGCGATGGCGTCGGCGGGAATGCCGGCGCGGCGGGCGTGCTCGCGGATCAGTTCCGGATCGCGCGCCAGGTACACGCAGTAGGTCTTGTCGTCGACGACGTACGAGTGCAGCCACTGCACGCCGGTGCCGAGTTCGTCCAGCACACGGTTGGATTGCAGTGCGATGCCGCACAGCGCTTCGACGGGTTCGGCGCCGATGCCGGCGACGTTGCGTTCAATGACGTACTTCCTGAGCATGACAACCTCTCTTGTGAATGCGTCCGCGCGGACGCGTCGTGGATGCCGGCTCACGCCGACGGATCGATGGGGCGGACGGCGTGCACGTTGACGCCGTAGGCATGCAGATGACGATGGAACTTGCGGTCGATGCCGGTGCCTGCGAAACATTCGAAGCGTTCGGTGATGCGCACCTGCGTCAGGCCGCATTCGCGCAGCAGTTCCGGCAGCGCTGTTTCGGTGAGGGCGCCGGCGACGCACGCCGTCCACAGGTCCGCGTTGGCGCGCACGGGCGCGGCCAGTTCGCGGTCCAGCACCACGTCGGCCAGGAACAGCTCGCCACCGGGACGCAGCACCCGCGCGATCTCGCGGACCACGCGCGGCTTGTCCGGTGCCAGGTTCAACACGCCGTTTGAGAGCACGTAGTCGACGCTGGCGTCCTCCACCGGAAGGTCTTCGAAGGTGCCTTCATGCAGCATCACCCGATCGATCAGTCCGGCCTGTGCCGCCGCTCGGATCGCGCAGCCGCGCATCGCCGGCGTCAGGTCCACGCCGATCGCGCGCCCCTGCGGGCCGATGGCGCGCGCCGCCAGCAGCAGGTCCATGCCGGCGCCGCACGCATGGTCGAGGACGACGCTCCCGGCACGAATCGTGCCGATGCGGTGCGGGTTGCCCACGCCGGAGAAGCGATCGGTGCTGACCGCCGGCAGGCTCGCCAGTTCCGCGGCGTCGTAGCCCAGCCGCTGCACCGCGTAGTCGCCGCCGGTATGGAAGTGGAAGCCGCTGCCCGGCGCGCGTGCCACGCGGTCGTAGGTCGCGCGCACCTGCCGGTTCAGGTACATCGTGTCGAGGGCGAGCGGGCAGCGTTCCATGGTGGTCTCCAGTGCGTGGCCGGCGAATGCGTCGGCATGGAGGCCAATCTAGGCAGCGCGCGTATCGGTCCGATGTCTCGTGGGCATGGGTTTGTAACGGTTGGTAACGCGGGCGGATACTTGCCGCCACGGTTTCCCTGGTAGGGCCCCGCAATGGCGCACACGCCCTGTGTCCTGGTGGTGGACGACGACCGCCCGACCCGCGAGATGCTCGTGGAGGCGCTCTCGACGCACGGCTTTCGCGCCCTGCAGGCCGAAGACGGCGCTGCAATGCGACGCGAACTCGAAAGCGAGGCGCCGGACCTGGTGCTGCTGGACATCCGGCTGCCCGGCGAGGACGGCCTGAGCCTGGCGCGTTACCTGCGCGAGCGTTTCGACGTCGGCATCATCATGGTCACCGGATCGGGCGACGTGATCGACCGCATCGTCGGGCTGGAGATCGGCGCGGACGATTACGTCGCCAAGCCCTTCGACCCGCGCGAACTTCTTGCACGCGTGAAAAGCGTGCTGCGCCGCATCCAGGCGCGGCCGGATGCGACACCCGCGGCGACGGATAACACCACCGCCCGACGCATTGCCTTCGGTCGCTGCACGCTGGATCTGGACGCCCACCAGTTGTTCGACGCCGACGGCAGCGAAGTGATGGTCACGCACATGGAGTTCGACCTGCTGCGTGTGTTGCAGGAACACGCGGGCAAGGCGCTGTCGCGCGACCAGATCCTGACGCTTACGAAGAACCGTGAGTGGGAGCCCTTCGATCGGTCCATCGACATCCGTATCGCACGCCTGCGCCGCAAGGTCGAGGCCGACCCAGAGAATCCGCGGGCGATTCGGACGGTGCGGGGTGTGGGGTATATGTTCGTGCCGTAGCGTGCTCGCCGCGCGGAGGTGCAGTCGCAGTCGCAGTTGCAGTTGCAGTTGCCGTTGCGGTTGATCTTGCGACTTCGGAGCGAGCCGAGCACCGGAGCCGGAAAAGGGCGAAGAGTCGCCCACTGTTTGAGTGCCGCGTAGCGGCGCGAGTTTGGGCGACGACCCTTTTCCGGCGAGGAGCGCAGGGGACCGCCGCGCAGCGGCGGATCGCGTAGGGAGCCAGCGGTTTTGGTTACTTTTGCCAAGACAAAAGTAACCCGCCCGTTTTCGGGCGGAAGCTGTTGCCTTTGCCATTGCTCTGCAATTGCCATTGCTCTGCAATTGCCGTTGCCGTTGCCGTTGCCGTTGCCGTTGCCATGGTTGCCGTCATTCCCGCGAAGGCGGGGTCTTCTGGGCCGCCGCATGGCGGCACTATCCACGTGTCTGATGTATCACGGCCTTCGAAAAGAGTGCGATGGCTGAAGGTTGGATTCCCGCCTTCGCGGGAATGACCAGCTTCAACAACGTCGACATCAAGAACAACAGCTTCCGCTCGCAAGCGAGCGGGTTACTTTTGTTTTGGCAAAAGTAACCAAAACCATCCGCTCCCTCCGCGATCCGCCGCTACGCGGCGGTTCCCTGTGCTCCTCGCGGCGCGGGGGCACGCCGCCCAAACTCGCTACGCTGCGCTTCGCTCAGACACGGGCGGCTCTTCGGCCCCCGCACCGCTGCGGTGCTCGGCTCGCTCCGAAGTCGCAAAATCCACGGCAACAGCAAACAGCAAACAGCAACAGCAACAGCACTTGCGCTGTTCCTTCTCCCCTCGTGGGAGAAGGTGCCCGAAGGGCGGAAGAGGGGGCGCGCGAAGCGCGCAGCAGCCTCAACGATCAGCCGTCATCGCGGCATCTCCGGCAAGAGCCCAATCTGGCCCACACTTTGCACACCCCCGATCACGCCACCTTTCCGGCACCCGACCCGCCACGGATTTCCGTCACAAACCCCAACTGTGACGACCATCTCCGTGCCCTTTCGCGTCAACCCCTGACCCACGCGGCACAGCGTCGTCGGAAACACGTCGCAATGTAGGGGTGTCCCCGACAACCCGACAGGTTTTCCCCGAGGAGTGTCCGGGTTCGCCCCGATTCGTTTGCCGGCACCTTCACATCACGATGACTTCCGTGGCCGCCGGTTCCGGCGGATGGGGACACAAACGTGAAAGCAACGATGAGCCCGAAGCTAGGGCTCGGCGTCAATCTGACGCCGCAGCTCCTGCAGTCGATCCGGATGCTCCAGCTCACCG
It includes:
- a CDS encoding DUF4242 domain-containing protein, producing MLRKYVIERNVAGIGAEPVEALCGIALQSNRVLDELGTGVQWLHSYVVDDKTYCVYLARDPELIREHARRAGIPADAIAEVKSVMEPTMAPA
- a CDS encoding methyltransferase domain-containing protein, producing the protein MERCPLALDTMYLNRQVRATYDRVARAPGSGFHFHTGGDYAVQRLGYDAAELASLPAVSTDRFSGVGNPHRIGTIRAGSVVLDHACGAGMDLLLAARAIGPQGRAIGVDLTPAMRGCAIRAAAQAGLIDRVMLHEGTFEDLPVEDASVDYVLSNGVLNLAPDKPRVVREIARVLRPGGELFLADVVLDRELAAPVRANADLWTACVAGALTETALPELLRECGLTQVRITERFECFAGTGIDRKFHRHLHAYGVNVHAVRPIDPSA
- a CDS encoding response regulator, translating into MAHTPCVLVVDDDRPTREMLVEALSTHGFRALQAEDGAAMRRELESEAPDLVLLDIRLPGEDGLSLARYLRERFDVGIIMVTGSGDVIDRIVGLEIGADDYVAKPFDPRELLARVKSVLRRIQARPDATPAATDNTTARRIAFGRCTLDLDAHQLFDADGSEVMVTHMEFDLLRVLQEHAGKALSRDQILTLTKNREWEPFDRSIDIRIARLRRKVEADPENPRAIRTVRGVGYMFVP
- the gcvP gene encoding aminomethyl-transferring glycine dehydrogenase: MSQKTTLRDLEHHDAFIARHIGPNDAEIEQMLGVIGHASLDAMTDAIVPSSIKSPNPLALPAPITEVEAIAKIRAIADKNQVFRSFIGQGYYGTHTPNVILRNILENPAWYTAYTPYQAEISQGRMEALINFQTMCAELTGMEIANASLLDEGTAAAEAMTLAKRSAKSKSNIFFVSSGVHPQTLEVLRTRAEPLEIELVVADDAEAASIDSFGVLLQYPNTFGQIHDYRALSDAVHARGGLVAVATDLLALTLIAAPGEWGADIVVGNTQRFGVPFGFGGPHAAFMACRDAYKRSMPGRLIGVSIDAEGKAAYRLTLQTREQHIRREKATSNICTAQVLLAVMASMYAVYHGPDGLQRIARRTHRLAAILAAALRDAGVTVGPDFFDTLHVVDVDAGAIHAKAEAARINLRRIDGRSVGISLDETTTRDDIVAVAALFGAKLDVDALDAKAVDALPSGLLRASAFLTHPVFNTHHSEHELLRYMRSLADKDLAMDRTMIPLGSCTMKLNATAEMIPVTWPEFGNLHPFAPATQAGGYKQLIDELEAMLVECTGYDAVSLQPNSGAQGEYAGLLAIRAYHRANGEAHRDICLIPESAHGTNPASAQMCGMQVVVTKTDANGNVDIEDIRRAAEKYSSRLAAIMMTYPSTHGVFEEDVVEICEIVHKHGGQVYTDGANMNALVGVAKPGKWGSDVSHLNLHKTFCIPHGGGGPGVGPCAVKSHLAPFLPRALGSEGVKTQGVGAGDVGMVSAASFGSASILPISWMYVTMMGAAGLRRATQVALLNANYIAKRLAPHYETLYTGRNDLVAHECILDLRPLKDSTGVSAEDVAKRLIDFGFHAPTLSFPVAGTLMVEPTESESMHELDRFIDAMIQIRDEIRAIEDGKLDREDNPLKHAPHTATAVSASEWTHAYPRELAAFPLPSLKLQKYWPPVARVDNVYGDKNVMCACIPVDAYKDDEAVEA